The following proteins come from a genomic window of Ornithinimicrobium cryptoxanthini:
- a CDS encoding arginine--tRNA ligase: protein MTPEQLAQAIIAALDQAVAAGEFTVEVPREVRVERPRGREHGDWSTNIALQLGKKAGMPPREFATLLAGRLAEVAGVASVDVAGPGFLNITLDAASAGELARTIVETGAAYGTNDTLAGHVINLEFVSANPTGPLHIGHTRWAALGDALRRLLIASGADVTAEHYTNDAGNQMDLFGASIVARARGAEVPEGGYGGEWITDLATQAQQERPDLLELPEAEAVAVARELGYQGQLQQIQDTLEAFNVHFDVWFSEKSLHDSGAVEQAVARLREQGHVYDSEGAVWLRTTDFGDDRDRVLVRANGDPTYFASDAAYYLSKKDRGFPEKIYLLGADHHGYVGRLKSIAACAGDDPERNIEVLIGQLINISGERMGKRRGNALFLTDLIEWIGSDPVRYSLARFPADTPLDLDGEQMRKRSNDNPVFYVQYAHARTCNVARLAGEDGVSRDDGFDPSLLTHDTESVLLATLGDFPRVLAQSATLREPHRVARYLESLAAAFHKWYDECRVRPLNDQEEITDLHRTRLWLNDATRQVLANGLGLLGVTAPERM from the coding sequence GTGACTCCGGAACAACTTGCCCAAGCCATCATCGCCGCCCTCGACCAGGCCGTCGCGGCCGGTGAGTTCACCGTCGAGGTCCCCCGCGAGGTGCGCGTGGAGCGACCCAGGGGCCGCGAGCACGGCGACTGGTCCACCAACATCGCGCTGCAGCTGGGCAAGAAGGCCGGTATGCCGCCGCGCGAGTTCGCCACGCTCCTCGCCGGACGCCTCGCTGAGGTCGCTGGTGTCGCCTCGGTGGACGTGGCCGGTCCCGGATTCCTCAACATCACCCTCGATGCAGCAAGCGCCGGTGAGCTGGCGCGCACCATCGTCGAAACGGGGGCGGCCTACGGCACCAACGACACCCTGGCCGGGCACGTCATCAACCTCGAGTTCGTGTCCGCCAACCCGACCGGGCCGCTGCACATCGGCCACACCCGGTGGGCGGCGCTGGGCGACGCCCTGCGCCGGCTCCTCATCGCGTCCGGGGCCGACGTGACAGCCGAGCACTACACCAACGACGCGGGCAACCAGATGGACCTGTTCGGTGCCTCCATCGTGGCTCGTGCGCGGGGGGCTGAGGTGCCCGAGGGTGGCTATGGCGGCGAGTGGATCACCGATCTCGCCACCCAGGCGCAGCAGGAGCGCCCGGACCTGTTGGAGCTGCCCGAGGCGGAGGCTGTGGCGGTGGCGCGCGAGCTCGGCTACCAGGGTCAGCTGCAGCAGATCCAGGACACGCTCGAGGCGTTCAACGTCCACTTCGACGTCTGGTTCTCAGAGAAGTCGTTGCACGACTCCGGCGCGGTCGAGCAGGCCGTCGCGCGGTTGCGCGAGCAGGGGCACGTCTATGACTCCGAAGGTGCGGTGTGGCTGCGGACCACCGACTTCGGCGACGACCGGGACCGGGTGTTGGTCCGGGCCAACGGCGACCCCACCTACTTCGCCTCCGACGCCGCCTACTACCTGAGCAAGAAGGACCGCGGCTTCCCCGAGAAGATCTACCTGCTGGGGGCCGACCACCACGGCTACGTCGGGCGCCTGAAGTCCATCGCGGCATGTGCCGGCGACGATCCGGAGCGCAACATCGAGGTGCTGATCGGCCAGCTGATCAACATCTCCGGCGAGCGGATGGGCAAGCGGCGCGGCAACGCACTCTTCCTCACGGACCTGATCGAGTGGATCGGTTCAGACCCGGTGCGCTACTCGCTCGCCCGCTTCCCGGCGGACACCCCGCTCGACCTGGACGGCGAGCAGATGCGCAAGCGCTCCAACGACAACCCGGTCTTCTATGTGCAGTACGCACATGCGCGCACCTGCAACGTGGCCCGGCTGGCCGGCGAGGACGGCGTCTCGCGGGACGACGGCTTCGACCCGTCCCTGCTGACCCACGACACCGAGTCTGTGCTGCTGGCCACGCTCGGGGACTTCCCCCGCGTGCTGGCCCAGTCGGCGACGCTGCGCGAGCCGCACCGCGTCGCCCGCTATCTAGAGTCCCTCGCCGCCGCATTCCACAAGTGGTATGACGAGTGCCGGGTTCGCCCGCTCAACGACCAGGAGGAGATCACCGACCTGCACCGCACCCGGTTGTGGCTCAACGACGCCACGCGACAGGTGCTGGCCAACGGTCTCGGGCTGCTCGGCGTCACGGCGCCGGAGAGGATGTGA
- a CDS encoding aldehyde dehydrogenase family protein: MHIGGEWVAAASGQTVEVITPTDRNQVIASTPRAGAEDADRAVRAAREAFPAWAALPATERQRALLRVADDLEANIDHLATLTALDTGNAIRTQARPEATNLVACFRYFAGVSTEVKGTVLPAGEGQLHYTRRQPLGVVAGILPWNSPLMIAGFKVPGALAAGNTMVLKAAEDAPLTILELARICAEHLPPGVLNVVTGYGAEIGDALVQHPGVDKVSFTGSTAVGLQVAAKAGARLAHSSLELGGKSPCIVDADSCTDEVIEQVLLASRFARQSQSCTTGSRLFLHEQIHDEFLDKLVARTKQLVVGDPREEASDIGCIINAKQWDRVQGYIDDGLAQDGVEVAYDGRPALQVGPPGFYHAPMILTQVSNDWRIAREEIFGPVLSVIPWTEVDDAVAMANDSHYGLAAFVFSQNLDRALGMAHRIDSGWVQVNQGGGQVVGQSYGGMKNSGIGRELSLEGMLEGFTQIKQVNVKLG; the protein is encoded by the coding sequence ATGCACATCGGCGGCGAGTGGGTCGCGGCAGCCTCGGGGCAGACCGTTGAGGTGATCACCCCCACCGACCGCAACCAGGTCATCGCCAGCACGCCACGAGCGGGGGCCGAGGACGCCGACCGCGCGGTGCGCGCGGCACGGGAGGCCTTCCCTGCCTGGGCCGCGCTGCCAGCCACCGAGCGGCAGCGCGCCCTGCTGAGGGTCGCCGACGACCTCGAGGCCAACATTGATCACCTCGCCACGCTCACCGCCCTGGACACCGGCAACGCGATCCGCACCCAGGCGCGCCCCGAGGCGACGAACCTGGTGGCCTGCTTCCGTTATTTCGCCGGCGTCAGCACCGAGGTCAAGGGCACCGTGCTGCCTGCGGGCGAAGGCCAGCTCCACTACACCCGCCGCCAGCCGCTCGGGGTGGTGGCCGGCATCCTGCCCTGGAACAGCCCGCTCATGATCGCCGGGTTCAAGGTCCCCGGCGCGCTCGCGGCCGGCAACACGATGGTGCTCAAGGCCGCCGAAGATGCACCTCTGACGATCCTGGAGCTGGCCCGGATCTGCGCCGAGCACCTGCCTCCGGGCGTGCTGAACGTCGTGACGGGCTATGGCGCCGAGATCGGCGACGCGCTGGTCCAGCACCCGGGGGTCGACAAGGTCTCCTTTACCGGCTCGACCGCGGTGGGCCTCCAGGTCGCGGCCAAGGCCGGCGCCCGCTTGGCGCACAGCTCGCTCGAGCTGGGCGGGAAGTCCCCGTGCATCGTGGACGCCGACTCGTGCACCGACGAGGTCATCGAGCAGGTGCTGCTCGCGAGCCGCTTCGCCCGGCAGAGCCAGAGCTGCACCACCGGTTCGCGGCTGTTCCTGCACGAGCAGATCCACGACGAGTTCCTCGACAAGCTGGTCGCCCGCACCAAGCAGCTGGTGGTCGGTGACCCGCGCGAGGAAGCGAGCGACATCGGCTGCATCATCAACGCCAAGCAGTGGGACCGGGTGCAGGGCTATATCGACGACGGCCTGGCCCAGGACGGGGTCGAGGTGGCGTATGACGGGCGCCCCGCCCTGCAGGTCGGCCCGCCGGGGTTCTATCACGCTCCGATGATCCTGACCCAGGTCTCCAACGACTGGCGGATCGCCCGTGAGGAGATCTTCGGCCCGGTGCTGTCGGTGATTCCGTGGACCGAGGTGGACGACGCGGTGGCGATGGCCAACGACTCGCACTACGGACTGGCGGCGTTCGTCTTCTCCCAGAACCTGGACCGGGCGCTGGGCATGGCGCACCGGATCGACTCGGGGTGGGTCCAGGTCAACCAGGGCGGCGGTCAGGTGGTCGGACAGTCCTACGGCGGCATGAAGAACAGCGGGATCGGGCGCGAGCTCTCCCTCGAGGGGATGCTCGAGGGTTTCACCCAGATCAAGCAGGTCAACGTCAAGCTGGGCTGA
- a CDS encoding ABC transporter permease, translated as MSALLRSELRKYFSTRMWWGMSLAMFLVGGIFAAITGAFSLHGQMPVGDAMVNLDEVVPELTLARMIYAAGIQFGSMLALVIGVLSMGQEFRHKTISNTFLAGPRRHQVIIAKVGALVVILALNAVAHIAGAVVGGGILLSTAGVALVPDAGALAQTFALIVLILIVWGLVGLGLGVVIPNQVAALFIGIAFTLILEPLLAFGLTFFDGWDVLAKFFPSQAATATLSLFSGVDSSLAEAMGGGSNQLPWWGGALTLVGYALVMTLIGLVLTRRRDIA; from the coding sequence ATGAGTGCGCTCCTCCGCTCTGAGCTCCGCAAATACTTCAGCACCCGCATGTGGTGGGGCATGTCGCTGGCGATGTTCCTCGTCGGCGGCATCTTCGCGGCCATCACCGGGGCGTTCAGCCTGCACGGTCAGATGCCGGTGGGCGACGCGATGGTCAACCTCGACGAGGTGGTCCCCGAGCTGACGCTGGCCCGGATGATCTATGCCGCCGGGATCCAGTTCGGCTCCATGCTCGCGCTGGTCATCGGTGTGCTCAGCATGGGTCAGGAGTTCCGGCACAAGACGATCTCCAACACCTTCCTGGCCGGACCCCGCAGGCACCAGGTCATCATCGCCAAGGTGGGCGCCCTGGTCGTGATCCTCGCCCTCAACGCGGTCGCACACATCGCCGGTGCGGTCGTCGGCGGAGGCATCCTGCTGTCCACGGCCGGCGTCGCGCTCGTGCCGGACGCGGGCGCTCTGGCCCAGACCTTTGCGCTGATCGTGCTCATCCTCATCGTCTGGGGGCTGGTCGGGCTGGGCCTGGGCGTGGTGATCCCCAACCAGGTCGCTGCGCTGTTCATCGGCATCGCGTTCACGCTCATCCTCGAGCCCCTGCTCGCCTTTGGACTGACCTTCTTCGACGGATGGGACGTGCTGGCCAAGTTCTTCCCGAGCCAGGCAGCCACCGCGACCCTGTCGTTGTTCTCCGGGGTCGACTCCTCTCTGGCTGAGGCGATGGGAGGAGGCAGCAACCAGCTCCCGTGGTGGGGCGGCGCCCTCACCCTGGTGGGTTATGCCCTCGTGATGACGCTGATCGGACTGGTGCTGACGCGACGCCGGGACATCGCCTGA
- a CDS encoding DUF2249 domain-containing protein encodes MTQDSQLDVRELIPRDRHTQIFSTYQALEPGAAFILVNDHDPKPLYYQFQAENAGEFSWEYLEEGPEVWRVRIGRTTG; translated from the coding sequence ATGACCCAGGACAGCCAGCTCGACGTCCGCGAGCTGATCCCACGCGACCGGCACACGCAGATCTTCTCGACCTATCAGGCGCTCGAGCCCGGTGCGGCCTTCATCCTGGTCAACGACCACGACCCCAAGCCGCTGTACTACCAGTTCCAGGCCGAGAACGCCGGAGAGTTCAGCTGGGAGTACCTCGAGGAGGGGCCGGAGGTCTGGCGCGTGCGGATCGGTCGCACCACCGGCTGA
- a CDS encoding aldehyde dehydrogenase family protein — MALTSSYIGGQDVPSTDTYPNIDPATGRSLGDVTLGSADEVDRAVACAAATQRAWVRTTPEERSDLLTAWAGLVERDAEQLAHLESQDTGKPLSQARADAAVAARYLRFYAHAIDAYYGITIPKGPDLHAYTVREPFGVVGAIIAWNYPMQLFSRSVAAAVATGNASMVKPADETPRTAVALARLSVEAGLPAGLVNVVTGTGEQTGAALTAHPDVAHLSFVGSTEVGSVIAHAAAARVVPTVLELGGKSAQVVFADADLAAAAEAVARGALQNGGQTCSAGSRLIVHTSVQDQLLDLVAERFRTTSIGPGAEDLDLGPLVSSTQLARVEGFMDDLAGGELVTGGGRPSGEHLRAGSYFEPTLIRGVDSQGRIAQEEIFGPVVTSMAFEDEEEAVALANATAYGLLGAVWTRDLSRGHRMAGALRAGQVFVNNYGAGGGVELPFGGWGRSGYGREKGFEALNSFTQTKTVVVKL, encoded by the coding sequence ATGGCGCTGACCAGTTCCTACATCGGGGGCCAGGACGTCCCGAGCACGGACACCTATCCCAACATCGACCCTGCGACGGGTCGCAGTCTGGGTGACGTCACCCTGGGCAGCGCCGATGAGGTGGACCGGGCTGTGGCCTGCGCCGCTGCCACGCAGCGGGCGTGGGTGCGCACCACCCCCGAGGAGCGGTCCGACCTGCTGACCGCGTGGGCGGGCCTGGTCGAGCGCGACGCCGAGCAGCTGGCCCACCTGGAGAGCCAGGACACCGGCAAACCGCTCTCCCAGGCCCGCGCGGATGCCGCGGTGGCGGCGCGCTACCTGCGCTTCTATGCCCACGCCATCGACGCCTACTACGGCATCACCATCCCCAAAGGACCCGACCTGCACGCCTACACCGTGCGGGAGCCGTTCGGCGTGGTCGGCGCCATCATCGCGTGGAACTATCCGATGCAGCTCTTCAGCCGGTCAGTCGCGGCCGCGGTGGCGACAGGCAACGCCTCGATGGTCAAGCCGGCCGATGAGACGCCCCGGACCGCGGTCGCCCTGGCGCGCCTGTCCGTCGAGGCGGGACTTCCCGCCGGGTTGGTCAACGTCGTCACCGGCACGGGTGAGCAGACCGGCGCCGCGCTGACCGCGCACCCGGACGTGGCCCACCTCAGCTTCGTCGGCTCCACCGAGGTCGGATCCGTGATCGCCCACGCGGCCGCGGCGCGGGTGGTCCCGACCGTGCTCGAGCTCGGGGGCAAGTCCGCCCAGGTCGTCTTCGCCGACGCCGACCTCGCCGCAGCCGCCGAGGCCGTCGCCCGCGGCGCCCTGCAGAACGGGGGCCAGACCTGCTCTGCGGGTTCCCGGCTGATCGTGCACACCTCCGTGCAGGATCAGCTGCTCGACCTCGTGGCCGAGCGCTTCCGCACCACCTCGATCGGACCGGGGGCGGAGGACCTCGACCTCGGCCCACTCGTCTCGAGCACGCAGCTCGCCCGCGTCGAGGGCTTCATGGACGACCTGGCCGGCGGTGAGCTGGTCACGGGTGGAGGCCGGCCGTCCGGCGAGCACCTCCGCGCCGGCAGCTATTTTGAGCCCACCTTGATCCGGGGCGTGGACAGTCAGGGCCGGATCGCCCAGGAGGAGATCTTCGGCCCCGTCGTCACCTCGATGGCCTTCGAGGACGAGGAGGAGGCGGTCGCACTCGCCAACGCCACGGCATACGGACTCCTGGGTGCGGTCTGGACCCGCGACCTCTCCCGCGGCCACCGGATGGCCGGCGCCCTGCGTGCGGGGCAGGTCTTCGTCAACAACTATGGGGCCGGTGGTGGCGTCGAGCTGCCCTTCGGCGGCTGGGGCAGGTCCGGCTATGGCCGCGAGAAGGGCTTCGAGGCGCTCAACTCCTTCACCCAGACCAAGACGGTCGTCGTCAAGCTCTGA
- a CDS encoding ABC transporter ATP-binding protein, whose protein sequence is MSLAATAETPIHAPGAAIVVDSLSKKFGDFVAVDDLSFQVSPGRITGFLGPNGAGKTTTLRMLLGLVRPTHGTARIDGMDYAELSRPLQTVGAALEATNFHPGRTGRDHLRVLAATHRIPDARVDQLLELVGIPAAANKRAGGYSMGMRQRLGLAAALLGDPHVLILDEPSNGLDPEGIRWLRGFLRHLASEGKTILISSHQLSEVEQTVDDAVIIANGRLVRQGTMDEMHGDPAALVRTSDARALVTALQQAGLAAGDEPAQGPGAVRVGTGDLTRVGDVALAAGVPVHELRVLRTDLERLYFQLTESPENLNRNRETTEEAGR, encoded by the coding sequence ATGAGTCTTGCCGCCACAGCGGAGACGCCGATCCACGCACCCGGCGCCGCGATCGTCGTCGACAGCCTGTCCAAGAAGTTCGGTGACTTCGTCGCCGTCGACGACCTTTCGTTCCAGGTGTCCCCGGGCCGGATCACCGGCTTCCTCGGACCCAACGGCGCCGGCAAGACGACGACACTGCGGATGCTGCTCGGGCTGGTCCGCCCCACCCACGGCACCGCTCGAATCGACGGCATGGACTATGCCGAGCTCTCCCGTCCGCTGCAGACCGTCGGTGCCGCCCTCGAGGCCACCAACTTCCACCCCGGGCGCACCGGGCGCGACCACCTGCGCGTCCTGGCCGCCACGCACCGGATCCCCGACGCCCGGGTCGACCAGCTCCTGGAGCTCGTCGGGATCCCGGCCGCTGCCAACAAGCGTGCCGGCGGCTACTCGATGGGCATGCGACAACGCCTCGGCCTGGCCGCCGCACTGCTCGGCGACCCGCACGTGCTGATCCTGGACGAACCCTCCAACGGGCTGGACCCCGAAGGCATCCGGTGGCTGCGCGGCTTCCTGCGCCACCTGGCCAGCGAGGGCAAGACGATCCTGATCTCCTCGCACCAGCTCAGCGAGGTCGAGCAGACCGTGGACGACGCCGTCATCATCGCCAACGGCCGGCTCGTCCGCCAGGGCACCATGGACGAGATGCACGGCGACCCGGCGGCACTCGTGCGCACCAGCGACGCCCGCGCCCTGGTGACCGCCCTCCAGCAGGCGGGGCTGGCAGCCGGCGACGAACCGGCTCAGGGCCCGGGTGCGGTCCGCGTCGGCACCGGTGACCTCACCCGGGTCGGCGACGTCGCGCTCGCCGCCGGCGTGCCGGTCCATGAGCTCCGTGTCCTGCGCACCGACCTCGAGCGTCTCTACTTCCAGCTCACCGAGTCGCCGGAGAACCTCAACCGCAACCGCGAGACCACCGAGGAGGCCGGCCGATGA
- a CDS encoding adenylate/guanylate cyclase domain-containing protein: MGALTGLALWLSATVLIPTALVVDTAVVVPICLGMAGLNAAGYVAARWATTLVRQQLIGLTLNGSAGLAVLVLSEIAGMHDSLAAPAILLVAIFAFVVLRLRFILAFVAAGIYLVGFASLVALHPTPTALLQLFLVAVAMVVGLATTYLLERGARDVFAQRRFIEAQTVALAEAHATSERLLLNVLPAKIAQRLEAGETTIADWFDDTTVLFADLVGFTPLATRLEPRATRDLLDRLFTGFDERAERHGLEKIKTIGDAYMAVGGVPEPSSDHPARVVAFGLDLLDLVALVAADLGQTLALRIGIHTGPVVAGVVGTQKFSYDLWGDTVNVASRLESQGVAGALHISETTWLRVRGLVEATSRGPMELKGRGSMPTFLVARRSLA, from the coding sequence ATGGGGGCACTGACCGGCCTTGCCCTGTGGCTGTCCGCGACGGTGCTCATCCCGACGGCGCTCGTCGTCGACACCGCGGTCGTCGTGCCGATCTGCCTCGGCATGGCCGGGCTCAACGCAGCTGGCTACGTGGCAGCACGGTGGGCGACGACGCTTGTCCGGCAACAGCTCATCGGGCTCACGCTGAACGGTTCGGCGGGACTGGCAGTCCTCGTCCTGTCCGAGATCGCCGGCATGCACGATTCCTTGGCGGCACCGGCCATCCTTCTCGTCGCCATCTTTGCCTTCGTCGTCCTCCGCCTGCGGTTCATCCTGGCCTTCGTGGCCGCCGGCATCTACCTGGTCGGCTTCGCATCTCTCGTCGCGCTCCACCCCACTCCGACAGCCCTGCTGCAGCTCTTCCTGGTCGCCGTAGCCATGGTTGTCGGACTCGCGACGACCTACCTTCTCGAGCGGGGCGCGCGCGACGTCTTCGCCCAACGACGCTTCATCGAGGCGCAGACGGTGGCGCTGGCCGAGGCGCACGCGACTTCCGAACGACTCCTGCTCAATGTCCTGCCAGCGAAGATCGCCCAGCGACTGGAGGCGGGCGAGACGACCATCGCCGACTGGTTCGACGACACCACGGTGCTGTTCGCGGACCTCGTGGGGTTCACCCCGCTCGCCACCCGCCTGGAGCCCCGCGCGACTCGCGATCTACTCGATCGCTTGTTCACCGGTTTCGATGAGCGGGCGGAACGCCACGGGCTGGAGAAGATCAAGACCATCGGCGACGCATACATGGCCGTGGGCGGAGTGCCGGAACCCTCTTCAGATCATCCAGCTCGAGTCGTGGCATTCGGCCTGGATCTGTTGGATCTCGTGGCACTGGTGGCAGCAGACCTCGGCCAGACGCTCGCCCTTCGGATCGGCATTCACACGGGTCCGGTCGTCGCGGGCGTGGTCGGCACACAGAAGTTCAGCTATGACTTGTGGGGCGACACAGTCAATGTGGCCAGCCGTCTCGAGTCACAGGGGGTCGCCGGTGCGCTCCATATCAGCGAAACAACCTGGCTGCGCGTCCGCGGACTCGTCGAGGCCACTTCTCGTGGCCCGATGGAACTGAAGGGACGAGGCTCGATGCCGACCTTCCTCGTTGCTCGTCGGTCGCTGGCCTGA
- a CDS encoding RDD family protein codes for MSDPTYNGPPGADPAPSAGGQPPPPPPPPGGDQQQPPPGAYQQQPPQGAYQQQPPQGAYQQPQGGYQPAPPAYGAGPSKVGQPAELLDRFLARLIDYVILFVINLIVVSFLIIGIIMGSNAGVMGMGSGGDFLAGVVSSVLLAAIYLGYFAFMESSRGQTIGKMLMKLQTRGPAGGNPTMEQAIRRNIWVAIGILGVIPIIGGILAGLGQLIAVILIAVGISSDTVGRRAWHDTFAGGTQVVKIG; via the coding sequence ATGTCCGATCCGACCTACAACGGCCCGCCCGGAGCCGACCCCGCGCCAAGCGCGGGTGGGCAGCCACCGCCGCCGCCACCGCCGCCGGGGGGCGACCAGCAGCAACCACCGCCGGGGGCCTACCAGCAGCAACCACCACAGGGGGCCTACCAGCAACAACCACCACAGGGGGCCTACCAGCAGCCACAAGGGGGCTACCAACCGGCCCCGCCGGCATACGGTGCGGGACCGAGCAAGGTCGGCCAGCCGGCCGAGCTGCTCGATCGGTTCCTGGCCCGACTCATCGACTACGTCATCCTGTTCGTCATCAACCTGATCGTGGTCAGCTTCCTGATCATCGGCATCATCATGGGCAGCAACGCAGGCGTGATGGGCATGGGTAGCGGTGGCGACTTCCTGGCGGGTGTGGTCAGTTCGGTGCTGTTGGCCGCGATCTACCTCGGCTACTTCGCCTTCATGGAGTCCAGCCGTGGGCAGACCATCGGCAAGATGCTGATGAAGCTGCAGACGCGCGGTCCTGCTGGGGGCAACCCGACGATGGAGCAGGCCATCCGTCGCAACATCTGGGTCGCCATAGGCATCCTCGGGGTCATCCCGATCATCGGTGGAATCCTGGCCGGCCTGGGCCAGCTCATCGCCGTCATCCTCATCGCCGTCGGCATCAGCAGCGACACCGTCGGGCGGCGCGCTTGGCACGACACCTTCGCTGGGGGCACGCAGGTCGTCAAGATCGGCTGA
- a CDS encoding homoserine dehydrogenase codes for MSEQDAQPTGSQAGAGAPVRVALLGAGTVGAAVAKAMVARAELYAQRVGAPLELVGIAVRDLGRPRDLTGILPDLLTDDPGSLVEDVDIVIEVMGGIELSQELITRALGAGADVVTANKQLIAQHGVELEATAERLGRTLVYEAAVVAAVPVLHVVSQALVGDEIRSIHGIVNGSTNYILDTVARLGVPFQEAVQQAGDLGYLEADPTEDLEGLDAAAKIVILARLAWGVDVTLEDVKREGITGLTDQDFEAARGTGQVIKLIASASRSGSSAEPRVEVAVRPTLVSADHPFALTREGMNMVIIDSESAGSLRLSGAGAGGDETASAVLGDLITLARARVAARD; via the coding sequence ATGAGCGAGCAGGACGCACAGCCGACCGGATCGCAGGCTGGCGCCGGGGCACCCGTGCGGGTCGCCCTGCTGGGCGCCGGCACGGTTGGTGCCGCCGTCGCCAAGGCGATGGTGGCCCGGGCCGAGCTCTATGCCCAGCGGGTCGGGGCGCCGCTGGAACTCGTCGGAATCGCGGTGCGCGACCTGGGTCGTCCGCGAGACCTGACCGGCATCCTGCCCGACCTGCTGACCGACGACCCCGGGTCGCTGGTCGAGGACGTCGACATCGTGATCGAGGTGATGGGCGGCATCGAGCTGTCCCAGGAGCTGATCACCCGCGCCCTGGGTGCCGGTGCGGATGTCGTCACGGCCAACAAGCAGCTGATCGCCCAGCACGGCGTCGAGCTGGAGGCCACGGCCGAGCGGCTCGGGCGGACCCTGGTCTATGAGGCCGCCGTGGTCGCGGCCGTCCCCGTGCTGCACGTGGTCAGCCAGGCCCTCGTCGGTGACGAGATCCGCTCGATCCACGGCATCGTCAACGGCTCCACCAACTACATCCTCGACACGGTCGCCCGACTGGGGGTGCCTTTCCAGGAGGCCGTCCAGCAGGCCGGCGACCTGGGCTATCTCGAGGCCGACCCGACCGAGGACCTCGAGGGCCTAGACGCCGCGGCCAAGATCGTCATCCTGGCGCGCCTGGCCTGGGGCGTCGACGTCACCCTCGAGGACGTCAAGCGCGAGGGCATCACCGGGCTGACCGACCAGGACTTCGAGGCAGCCCGCGGGACGGGACAGGTGATCAAGCTGATCGCCTCGGCGTCCCGGTCCGGTTCCAGCGCCGAGCCACGCGTAGAGGTCGCCGTGCGCCCCACCCTGGTCTCGGCCGACCACCCCTTCGCGCTGACCCGCGAGGGCATGAACATGGTGATCATCGACTCCGAGTCCGCCGGGAGCCTGCGCCTGTCCGGCGCCGGTGCCGGCGGCGACGAGACCGCCTCGGCGGTGCTCGGAGACCTCATCACCCTGGCGCGGGCCAGGGTGGCTGCGCGAGACTAG